The uncultured Hyphomonas sp. genome includes a region encoding these proteins:
- the pepN gene encoding aminopeptidase N, whose product MRTETPVSVQLSDYKPYPFEVEQVDLRFDLDPDGTKVRSELKIRRTGGAGEALVLDGEGLTLLSIAIDGKPLDASAYAQTEQGLTIASVPDAFTLVTEVEIAPSKNTALSGLYMSGGRFCTQCEATGFRRITFYPDRPDVMSAFHVWMAADKAAYPILLSNGTPGETGELDDGRHFAVWDDPHKKPAYLFALCAGDYDVYSDSFTTMNGDEIALAIHVDKGDAERAAWAMDSLKRSMTWDEQTYGRAYDLGVFNIVAVRDFNFGAMENKGLNVFNSAYVLADESTATDADFEAIESIVAHEYFHNWTGNRITCRDWFQLCLKEGLTVFRDQNFSADMRSRPVQRIKDVIRLRARQFAEDAGPLAHSVRPDHYGSIDNLYTATVYEKGAELIGMLRRMIGEELYRKGMDLYFERHDGQAVTIEDFYKCFEDVTGEDFTQFRLWYAQAGTPEVTVEETWKPETRELEITLKQKTPPTPGQPEKKPVPIPLEMALLDEEGNLAEWTTILEDEDLTLTLEMPETVTEPPLVSVNRDFTAPVRLNRKLSRDQRLAMVRMETDPFNQWDAVQTLVKEEMLALSEGSQAEPDDALVTALAGAVEQAVDDPAFAALLTRLPEVGEMFLERQPADAVALNAARKKLQSALAAKLSGFSTETLGKPTPAPYDPGAEQAGIRALRTAMIVLLGVSPEAGAADTLRGLYDNATNMTERLAALRAFTVQKGGKPNEALADFEETWKDNPLVMDKWFALQATTGDAETVKTLAAHPAFDLRNPNRVRSVVAAFTMQNLAAFHAPDGSGYKAVEEIILKADKANPALGARLLTAFEQWRILEPQAKAAAEATLKRLQAAGLSSNAADIVARALG is encoded by the coding sequence ATGCGAACCGAAACCCCCGTTTCCGTGCAACTTTCCGACTACAAACCCTATCCGTTCGAGGTCGAGCAGGTAGACCTGCGCTTCGATCTCGATCCGGATGGGACGAAAGTCCGCTCCGAACTGAAGATCCGCCGGACGGGCGGCGCCGGGGAAGCGCTGGTGCTGGACGGGGAGGGGCTGACGCTCCTTTCGATCGCCATCGACGGCAAACCGCTGGACGCCAGTGCCTATGCGCAGACCGAGCAAGGCCTGACCATCGCCTCCGTGCCGGATGCGTTCACGCTGGTCACGGAAGTCGAGATCGCCCCGTCGAAGAACACGGCGCTGTCCGGGCTCTATATGTCCGGCGGGCGTTTCTGCACGCAGTGCGAAGCGACGGGCTTCCGCCGCATCACTTTCTATCCGGACCGTCCGGATGTGATGAGCGCTTTCCATGTCTGGATGGCGGCCGACAAGGCGGCCTATCCGATCCTCCTGTCGAACGGCACGCCGGGCGAAACCGGGGAGCTGGATGACGGACGCCACTTCGCCGTCTGGGACGATCCGCACAAGAAGCCGGCTTATCTCTTCGCGCTCTGCGCCGGGGATTATGATGTCTACAGCGACAGCTTCACCACGATGAATGGCGACGAGATCGCGCTGGCCATCCATGTCGACAAGGGCGATGCCGAACGGGCTGCCTGGGCGATGGACAGCCTCAAGCGCTCCATGACCTGGGATGAGCAGACCTATGGCCGGGCCTATGACCTTGGCGTTTTCAACATCGTGGCCGTCCGCGACTTCAATTTCGGCGCCATGGAAAACAAGGGCCTCAACGTCTTCAACTCCGCCTATGTGCTGGCCGATGAGTCGACCGCCACCGATGCAGACTTCGAAGCCATCGAGAGCATCGTCGCCCACGAATACTTCCACAACTGGACCGGCAACCGGATTACCTGCCGTGACTGGTTCCAGCTTTGCCTGAAGGAAGGCCTGACGGTCTTCCGTGACCAGAACTTCTCCGCCGACATGCGCTCGCGCCCGGTGCAGCGCATCAAGGATGTCATCCGCCTGCGCGCGCGCCAGTTCGCCGAGGATGCCGGCCCGCTGGCCCATTCCGTGCGGCCGGACCATTACGGCTCCATCGACAATCTCTACACCGCGACCGTCTATGAGAAGGGCGCAGAACTGATCGGCATGCTGCGCCGGATGATCGGCGAGGAGCTCTACCGCAAAGGCATGGACCTTTATTTCGAGCGTCATGACGGACAGGCGGTGACGATCGAGGACTTCTACAAATGCTTCGAGGATGTCACCGGCGAGGACTTCACCCAGTTCCGCCTCTGGTATGCTCAGGCCGGGACACCGGAAGTGACGGTCGAGGAGACGTGGAAGCCGGAAACGCGCGAACTCGAAATCACGCTGAAGCAGAAGACGCCGCCGACGCCCGGCCAGCCTGAGAAAAAGCCAGTGCCGATCCCGCTGGAAATGGCGCTGCTGGATGAAGAGGGCAATCTCGCTGAATGGACCACCATTCTGGAAGATGAGGACCTGACCCTGACGCTGGAAATGCCGGAGACGGTGACCGAGCCGCCGCTCGTGTCCGTGAACCGCGATTTCACCGCGCCGGTGCGCCTGAACCGCAAGCTGTCCCGCGACCAGCGACTCGCCATGGTCCGTATGGAGACAGACCCGTTCAATCAGTGGGACGCTGTCCAGACGCTGGTGAAGGAAGAAATGCTCGCCCTGTCCGAAGGCAGCCAGGCAGAGCCGGACGATGCCCTGGTCACGGCGCTTGCCGGTGCGGTTGAGCAGGCCGTGGACGACCCGGCTTTCGCCGCGCTGCTGACGCGCCTGCCGGAAGTGGGCGAGATGTTCCTGGAGCGCCAGCCGGCCGATGCCGTCGCGCTGAACGCCGCCCGCAAGAAGCTCCAGTCCGCACTTGCGGCAAAGCTCTCCGGCTTCAGTACCGAAACGCTCGGCAAGCCGACGCCCGCGCCGTACGATCCCGGTGCAGAGCAGGCAGGTATCCGCGCGCTGCGTACGGCGATGATCGTTCTGCTGGGTGTCTCTCCGGAGGCAGGCGCCGCCGATACGCTGCGGGGGCTTTATGACAACGCCACCAATATGACCGAACGGCTCGCAGCGCTCCGCGCCTTCACGGTGCAGAAGGGCGGCAAGCCGAACGAGGCGCTCGCCGATTTCGAGGAGACCTGGAAAGACAATCCGCTGGTCATGGACAAATGGTTCGCACTGCAGGCGACGACCGGCGATGCGGAAACGGTGAAAACGCTGGCGGCCCATCCGGCCTTTGACCTGCGCAATCCGAACCGGGTCCGCTCCGTCGTTGCGGCCTTCACGATGCAGAACCTCGCGGCTTTCCACGCGCCGGACGGGTCCGGCTACAAGGCCGTGGAGGAAATTATCCTCAAGGCCGACAAGGCGAACCCGGCACTGGGCGCCCGCCTGCTGACGGCGTTCGAGCAGTGGCGTATCCTTGAACCGCAGGCGAAAGCGGCGGCTGAGGCCACGCTGAAGCGCCTTCAGGCGGCCGGGCTTTCCTCCAACGCGGCGGACATCGTGGCCCGCGCGCTCGGCTAA